GCACGACGCGCCATTGCGGGCCTCGTATAGCACGCGAACTTCTCGCGTATGGACGTTCACCATTTCAATCCGCGGGCCGTCGAACACGTCGCCCGCGGGATCGGATCGCGTGTCGTAAGCGATCCACGCGCCGTCCGGCGACCAGACGCCGTAGTTGGTCAGGATTCGGCCGCTAGGGCCGGAAGTGAGTTGTTGCTCGAAGGGCATGGTTTAAAATAGGAGGCGCGAGAGAAGTCACCGGTTGCCGTTTTATCGTTAACCGGCTTCACTGTGCATTCGAGTTTCCCAAGACCGTCGAGAGCTTCGGCATGAGCAGCTTGCGCCACGCCACCGGTTTGGACGTCCGCCGTGCGTGCCAGCGTGGTGAGTTAACGGGTCCGACCCCCGGCCTCGCCCTCGGCTTCGTTCAGGCGAACCTAGTTCTGCTCCCGAAAGATTGGGCGTTCGATTTCCTGCTCTTTTGCCAGCGCAACCCCAAGCCGTGCCCTCTGCTCGACGTGACGGAAGCCGGCAACCCGGAGCCCGCTTTGGCCGCGCCGGGCGCTGACTTGCGTACTGATCTCCCGGCTTACCGCGTCTGGCGGGATGGTGAACTGGTTGATGAGCCGACCGACCTTCGTGGAGTCTGGCGTGACGACTTGGTCGGGTTCCTCATCGGCTGTTCGTTCACTTTTGAAAGTGCCTTGATCGAAGACGGCATTCCGGTCCGTCACATCGAACAGGGTGTCAACGTGCCGATGTATCGCACGTCCATCGACTGTGTCCCGGCCGGCCGGTTCCGCGGGCCGATGGTCGTTTCGATGCGTCCACTCACCCCGCCCGACACGCTCCGCGCGACGCAAATCTGCGCGAAATATCCGCGCGTACACGGGGCGCCGGTCCACTTCGGAAGCCCCGAAGCGATCGGCATTACGAACATCCAAAAGCCCGATTATGGCGACCCCGTTGAGATTCGCGCCGGCGAAGCGCCCGTCTTCTGGGCGTGTGGTGTCACACCTCAAGCAGTACTGGCCCGCGCGAAGCCGCCGTTCGCGATTACGCACAAGCCGGGGCACATGTTCGTCACCGACTGGCACGACCGGGACCTCGAAGGCGACAACTCGCCTCGAATTGCCAGAAGTTGATCGGAAAAACCCACCGTGATCAAGCTCCGATCATACGCCGCCGGGGCGTGGATGCCGGATCGCCCCGTTCGTTAACATTTTTTTCGTGCCAAGTTTCATAGTGACTTCGGAACCGGTTTCGCGCAAGATTGGGTGACTCACGAGGCTTTCGGGGTAGCACCCGGCCATAACCTGTTTTCTGGCATGCCCCCTGAGTATCCCAGCCGCGCGACCCAACGAGCCGAAAATATTTCATTTTCGCGTCCGATCCATTAGGGACGCCTCGTACTACTTGCACACGAGGGCCTGAACTGATCGCAGTTTTTGGTACACAGCCGCCTTGCGGGATACGATTTCACGTTTGGCGCCGACCAGAACCCGCGGTCCGTAAACATTCCGGGTGGGATACTCACAAGAGGTCATGACGGTTAATACGGAAAAAATGGTCGGCACCCGATGACCTCGTGATTTGATATTGTTAACCAGTACACACTCCCCATTACCTTTTCCGGCCCGAATCTTCTCCCGCGAGGACGTTCCCATGTCGAAGCGCAAAGCGCCTAACGCGGTGTCCCGCCGCGGTTTTCTTCAAGCGTCGGCTGCCGCGGCGGCGACCGGTGCGCTAGTGACTCCGGCCGTCCACGCCGCCGGAAATGACATGCTCAAGATCGCCTTGGTGGGGTGTGGCGGGCGCGGGAGCGGGGCCGCGGCCAACGCGCTCCAGGCCGACCCGAACGTGAAGCTCGTCGCCGCCTGCGACATCTTCCCGGACCGCCTCCACGAGGGGGTCAAAAACCTCAAAACGTCTTACCCGGACAAGGTCGACGTCCCGGAAGCCAACCAGTTCACCGGCTTCGACGGCTACAAAGGGGCGATCGACGCGGCCGACGTCGTCATCCTCGCCACCTCGCCCGGCTTCCGCCCGCTTCACCTCGCGTACGCGGTCGAGAAGGGCAAGCACATCTTCATGGAAAAGCCCCACGCGGCCGACGCGACTGGGGTTCGGTCCGTGATCGAGTCGGCCAAGCTCGCCCAGCAAAAGGGGTTGAGCCTGGTCAGTGGGTTCTGCTACCGGTACGACCCGTTCAAGCGTGAAGCGGTCAAGCGGATTCACGACGGACAGATCGGCAAAGTGACCACGATTCACACCACGTTCCTGACCGGCGAACTCTGGTTCCGCGGGCAGAACAAGGAGTGGTCGGAGATGGAGTACCAGATCCGCAACTGGTACTACTACACCTGGCTGTCCGGCGACTTCATCGTCGAGCAAGCGATTCACAACGTCGATAAGGCCCACTGGGTCATGGGCGAACTCCCCGTCGCGGCCACCGGCATGGGCGGCCGACAGGTCCGGACCGACCCGAAGTACGGCAACATCTGGGACAACTTCACCGTCGTGTACGAATACGCGAGTGGGGCGAAGGTGTTCCTGCAGTGCCGCCAGACGGCCGGGTGCTACAGCGACAACAACGACCACATCATCGGGACTAAGGGGTCCGGTCAGTTGATGAAGCACACCCTGACGACCGACGGCGTGACCTGGAAGCACCCGGGCGAACACGACTTCGGCAAGATGTACCAGATCGAACACAACGAGATGTTCGCCGGCATTCGGGCGGGCAAGCCGCTCAACGACGGCATCGAATCCGCGTACAGCACGCTCATGGGCATCATGGGCCGCGAAGCCGCGTATAGCGGTCAGCGGATCACCTGGAAGCAGATGCTCGAATCCAAGCAAAACCTGATGCCGAAGGAATTCGCCTGGGGCGCCAATAAAGTGCCTTCGGTCGCCATGCCGGGCAAAGGCTATAAGTTCGCGTAACGAAGAATGGATTAGCCACAGAGGTCACAGAGAACACAGAGAGAAGAAAAGGAAGTCCGTTCTGATCTCAGGTTTTCTCTGTGACCTCTGTGGCTAATTCTTCGCTGGACACTTCTATTTCTAACACACACAGGATATTTCCATGACCACCCGCCGCGCGTTCCTCCGTGCGACCGCCGGGGCGACGTTCGTTGCCGCGACCGGAATCGCGTTCGCAGAAGACAAGCCCGCCAAACCGAAGCTCAAGAAGGCCGTGAAATACGGCATGATGAGCGGCATCAAGGGCTCGCCCACGGACAAGTTCAACGCGATCAAGAAGTTCGGCTTCCAAGGCGTCGAGATTGACAGCCCGAGCGGGTTGAAACTGGACGAGGTCGTCGCTGCCCGTGACGCCACCGGCATCCTCATCCACGGCGTCATCGACTCGGTCCACTGGAACAAGACGCTTTCCAACCCGGACGAAAAAGTCCGCGCCGAAGGGTTAGCCGCCCTCCGCGGCGCCCTCAAGGACGCCAAGACAGTCGGGGCCGACACGGCCTTGCTCGTACCCGGCGTCGTGAACAAGGACGTCACTTACGAGCAGTGTTGGGAGCGCTCGACGGCCGAGGTGAAAAAGGCTCTGGAAGACGCCGAGAAGGCCGGCGTGAAGATCGCGATCGAAGTCGTCTGGAACAACTTCATCACCAAACCCGAGCAACTCGTCGAATACATCGACCAGTTCAAATCGCCGTGGGTCGGCGCCTACTTCGATTGCAGCAACATGCTCAAATACGGCGTCCCGGCCGCGACGTGGATTCGCCAGCTTGGCAAGCGGATGCTCAAGTTCGACTTCAAGGGCTACAGCATCACGAAGGCGAAAGCCGCCAAGGACGAATGGAAGGGGTTCGCGGTCGGCATCGGCGAGGGCGACGAGGACTGGCCCGAAATTCTGAAAGCGTGCGGCGAAGTCGGGTACAACACCTGGGCGACGGCCGAAGTCGCCGGCGGCGACGAAAAGTGGCTCGCCGACGTGTCCGCCCGGATGGACAAGATTTTGGAATTGAAGAGCTGATTGTTTTGAACAGAGAACGCCCCGAACGCAATCGGGGCGTTCTCTGTTCCTATGTCCCACTCGGGCAACCGGCGTCGAGAAACGCTTGCAGAATCAGTTGCGCGGCCACCCGATCGCGTCGGCCCTTACGCTTCTTGTTCGTTAGCCCAGCGCTCAGCAACGAATCCTCGGCCGCGGCCGTCGTGAATCGCTCGTCCCAGAACGCGACCGGCAGCGACGTGACCTGACCCAGCCACGCCCCGAACGCCCGACATTCCTTTGCTTTCGGACCCTCGTCGCCGTTCAACAAGATCGCCAGCCCGACCACGAAGCCGACCGCGCCCTCGGCCGCGGCCAATTTCCGGAAATAAGCCGTGTCGGCGTCCGGACCTCGCCTCTCGTAGGTCTGATGCGGCGAACTAATGATCCGATCCGCATCGCAGACGGCGAGCCCGATGCGCACGCTACCGAAGTCTACGCCGATGACTCGGCCGCGCGACGGGAACGGAACCTGGTTAACAGCCGCGGGCGGTGTGGGCTCGCTCACAGGTGATGATTCCAGCCGAGCTTCTGGAGTTGTTCCACGATCTCCTTAACCCGGCCCTCGTCCTTGCGGTCGGCGACCAGGACGGACGACCCCGACTTGATGATGATGAGGTTATTCACCCCGATCGTCGTCACCACACCGTCGCCGTCGGAGACGACCACGCAGTTTTGGGTGTCGATCCCGACGTGGGAACCCTGGAGTGTGTTCCCCTGAGCGTCTTGCGGGTTACGGCGTTCGAGCGCGAGCCAGCTCCCGACGTCGTCCCAGTGGAACGGCGCGTGCATCACGAGGACTTGCTCGGCGTCCTGCATGACCGCGTAGTCGATGCTTTTCTTCTCGATCGAGTCGTATTCCCGGCGGAACACTTCGTCCCGCGTGGCGCCGTTCCACGCTTCGGTGATCCGCTCGATGGCCGCGTACATGGCCGGCTTGAGGCGCCGGAGTTCGCTTAAAATGGCGGCCGTCTTCCAGACGAAAATGCCACTATTCCAGTAAAAATCCCCGGCTTCGACGAACTGCCGGGCGACCTCCAGATCCGGCTTTTCCTTGAACGCTTTGGCCTGGGCGATCGACACGCTCTGGCGCTCGCCGAGGACGGTTCCCCTCTGGATGTAGCCGTAGCCGGTGGCCGGTTCGGTGGGTGGGATGCCGAACGTCAGCAGGGCACCGGGGTAATCGATCGCGAACTGCTCGGCCGCGTGGATCGCCCGCTGGAACTCGCGCTCCGGCTCGATGTGGTGGTCGGCCGGCATGACGATCATCGTGGCGGCCGGGTCGTTCTGGGCGATGAGCGCCGCGCCCAGGCCGATGCAGGCGGCCGTGTCCCGGCGGAACGGTTCGCCCACGATCTGGTCCGGCGGCACGTTCGGGAGTTGTTCGCGCGTCAGGTCGACGTGCTTGGCCCCGGTAATCACCCAGGTCCGTTCGGGCGGAACTTGAGCCGAAATCCGGTCGACCGTTTCTTGAAGAAGAGTCCGGTTGCCCGAGAAGGTAAGAAATTGCTTCGGCAAATGGTCGCGGCTCCGCGGCCAAAAACGCGTCCCGCCACCGCCGGCCATAATCATCGCGTGCAACATCGTGTGTCCCGTACTCTTCAATTTTTGCCACGGATCAACACGGATAAACACGGATCAGATAAGAATTATATCTTTTCCGATCCGTGTTTATCCGTGTTGATCCGTGGCAAAAAATTATTCCTTTAAAACCAGTGGCCCGGTGACTCGGAAGTCGCGGGGCAATTTCGCGGCACACTCGTCCGCATCCAGCGCGTAAAGCGGGCTGATTTCGAGCGGCAGGTTCGCGTCCTTCGGGACCGTCGCACCCGCATGTACTAGCCACCGCGCGGCCCGGTCCGAGATCGCCCGGCGTACCGTTTCGGGCGAGTCCGGCCCGGTCGCGTTTTTGAGCGGGGCGAACTCGTCATCCCGGCGCGTACTCACCGCCAACCATTTATCGGCTGCCGGTAGTGCATCGAAAATGAACATTTCGAACTTGAGTGCATTTTCTTTTTCTGGCGAAATGACCTGTTTTGTCGCCGGGTCAAAATAGGGAACTTTCTTCTTCGCGACGTGGTACGCCAACCGACCGGCACCGGCCGTCACCCGCTCCAGGAAAGGGACGCTGAAGACGTGAATCGCGGGGCTGCCGGCGCGGAACGCCAGGTTGCCGTCCGCACCGCGCTCCGCCGCCATCTCGGCCGGTAGGTCCGAGTATTCAATGATTCCACACCGCCCGTCGATCAGTGCCAGAACGCCTACCTTCTCGCCCGGTTGCTCCTTGAACACGACCTTGGACGAGGCTTCAGACCCCGTCTGGATGTGTCGGCCGACGAACGCCGGGTCGGCGATGGCGACGAGCGGGTTGTCGACCTGGAAGTAAAAGACGTGCTTCACCCCCCGCGATTTGATGTCCGCGAGGAGCCCGGTATCTGCGAGCGCGGTCAGCGTTCCGCCGTGGCCGTTCGGGCTCAGGAACAGACTGCCCGGCTTCTCCAGCAACAATTTGCCGGTCGCCAAATCGAGCGCGGGCATCGTGCCCTGTTGGAAGAACGTCACCTGATCGCGAGCAAGGCCAAAGAATTGGTGTTCGCGAAAGAACGCCTCGGTGTCCGCGTGCGTGGCCGGGCTGGTCATGACCAGAAACGGGACCGGCATCCTGTACTTCCGCGACAGCGCAAGAACCTTCTCCGCGTGAATCTCGAAAAGGGTCGCGTCCGTCACCGGGCCGACCGGGAACGTGCCCTTCGGCGCCTTCGTCCCGAGTCGACTCCCTTGTCCCCCTGCCACGAGCAGCACCGCCACCGCGCCCCGGCGAAGGGCATCGCGGCCGGTCTCGACCGCCGCGGCCAACTCGTCGCCGGACTCGACAGGGAGCGGTGCGATCCGGTCGCGGGGCGGAAGTACGCTCAACGGCTCGTCGCGTTTGCGGTATAGCGCCTCCAGTTCGGCCACGTCTATTGCGGCGAGTTCCGCGACAAGCGCGGCCCGCTCGCTGGCGCTCAGACCGTCCCATCCGGTCAAGACGTGTTCTTGTCCGTGGTGGCGGAGTCGGCGGATCAAATCGTCCGGTGCGTCGGTCATGCGTGGTGGCTCCGCGCCTCGGGCGCGGTGAAGTCGGAGAGGGATCAAAAGTCGAATCGGAGCCCGTCATACGCCGGGGCCACGCCCTTGGGCAAAGAGCCGACGAGTTCGTCGTAATCCATGTGGTGCGACATGTGCGTCAAATACGTCTGCTCGGGACGAACCCGGGCGACTACGTCGAGCGCCTGGTCGAGATTCATGTGCGCGGGGTGCGGGTCGCCGGGCTTGAGGGCGTCAATGACCAACACCCGGACGCCGGCGAGCAGCGGCCAACTTTCGTCCGGAATCGTACTCACGTCCGTGCAATACGCCACGTCGCCGAAGCGGAACCCGAACACGCGGAACCGGCCGTGAATCAGGGGAATCGGCACTACTTTCTGCCCCAGTGCTTCAAACGGGGCGGAAGTAATCGAGCGGAGTTCCAGCTTCGGCAAAAGCATCCCCTGGGCCAAGACGTGGTCTTCCGGCCGGAAAGCATAATCGAACGTATGACGAATCACCTTCTCGACGTCCGCGGCACAATACAGAGGCAGCGGGCCGCCGAGAACCTTGGGAAACGTGCGGACGTCGTCCAGGCCGAACAGGTGATCGGCGTGGTAGTGGGTGTACACGACGGCGTGTGCGATCGGAATGTTTTCGCGAACGAACTGGAGCCGTAACTCCGGCGACGTATCGATGAGCAGGTTGCCGCCGGGCAACTGGAGCAACACCGAGCTGCGGGTGCGGTGGTTTCGCGGGTTACTCGAGCGGCAGACCGCGCACCCGCACCCGATCATCGGCACCCCCACGGAGGTGCCGCACCCGAGAAAAACAAACGTGCGCCGAGCGTCCATTACAGTATTCTATCAACCCGCCGGCCGGGTCGTCCCGGCCGGCGCTGCGCTTCGTCGGTTAGTGCTTGTCGTCGATGTGAACTTGCTTGTAGCCGCCGATGGCGACGAAGTAGAAGAACAGGAGCAGGAAGCCGACGGCGAGCGCGGCGGGGACCGCGGCGGTGTAGAGGAGGGCGGTCTTGCCGCCGTAGTCCCGCGCGTTCCCGACGTTCGGGCCGAGGTATTTCTCGTCGGTGGTGTAATTCGGCTGCCCCTTCTCGATCCACCACGTTTCCCGGGCGGTCAACTCTTTTTCCAGCGCCGGCTCGACCAGCTTGCCCGCCGTCTTCTCCTTGCGCAGCGTTTCGAGGTCGCCCTCGAGGGTGGTCTTAGGCCCGGTCGGAAGTTCTTTACCCGCTTTCTTGGCCGCCTCGACCTTGCCGAGGTACCCGGCGTAGTCGTCGAACACCTTCAACTTGCCGTTGTCCAGACCGGCGACCAACGGGGCGGTTTGCGGCGCGAACTCGGTGAGGAGCGGGAAGCCGCTTTCGGACGGCTTGCCGTCGTCGCCCCGGGCCATGTACCTGTCGTACGTCTCCGGGGACGTTTCCTTGAGTTTCTCGACCGCGAAGTGGTCCTGCTTGTACCCGATCCCGGGCCCGCCGAGCAACCCGGCGGACAACATCCCGATGCCCCCACTGATCCCGAGTGCCAGGGCCCCGCCCTTGGGGAATCGTTCGGAGATGACCCCGAGTAGCGTCGGCCAGTAGAACGTCTTGCCGATCCCGTACACGGTAACGGCCGCCACCCAGGGCCACACGGAATCGGTGAACGGCAAGCCGAGGAGCAGCAATCCCAGGCTTCCCAACGTGGCGCTGACGACTAGCAACCCGATCGGGTTGATCCGGTGAACGATCGGACCGGCGAAGAACCGCAGGGTGAACATCAACAGGTTGGTCCATACGAACGCCAACTGGGCGTTGGTCCCGCTCTTCAACACCCGGGTGGTGATGTTCGTGATCCAGCTGTCCGTCCCGAGTTCGACGTACCCGACCATCGCGTGCATCAGGTAGAGGAAGGCGAGTACGATGCTACCCAGCGCGAACCGGCTCGCTGCGGTATACCCCAACCAGACGACGCCCGCGATGGCCCACCCGGTCCAACCCGGCACGACGATCCCGACCTTCGCGAGGATGGCCGGGATCTGCTGGCTCAGCAACAACCCGAAGAGCGCGGCGGCGATCGCCATGCCGATCATCCCGACTTGCCCCATCATGTCCGACATGGACACGCCGGCGGTCGACGCTTCCGACTTCGGGAACGGGCGGTTGAACATCAGTAAGCCGTACAGCAGAACGGGAAGCACAAACGCCGCGTACTTCAATTCCCACCGAATCGGCGTGCCGGCCTGTTCGTACCCGAGGGTAATGAGTACCCCGAGGATCAGCCCGAGCGGCCACCCGGCGTGCAGAATGTTCAGCCAGTGAGTCTTGTTCCGCGGGAACAGGGTAGCGGTGAGAGGGTTGATGACCGCCTCACACGTCCCGTTGCCGAAGGAAAACAGCCACGCCCCGATGTTCAGGCACATAAACGCCCCCGCTTTCCCGTAAGTGGCGTACACTGGGACGGCGGCGAGGGTCACTACGGCAGATGACCCGTGGAATAGGAATGCGACGAGCATCAACTTTCCGTACCCGAACCGGTCGGCACAGAAACTGAAGAAAATGATCGCGAGACCGAACCCCGCCAGCCCGCCCCCGGTGATGGTTCCCAGTTCGCTTTGAGTGAACCCGAACTGAGATCCCCAGTCGCCAAGAATCACACCGCGCACCGAGAAGCCGATGCCGGCGGCGATCAGGGTCAGGAAACTGGCCCAAAAGAGGATCTTGTCGTTCAACCCGGGTGCGTCGGCCGGTTTGTGGTCTGGAACGCCGTTCACAGTGAACTCCGAGGGGAGAGTTTCGGGGCTGGGTCGTTTCGTGGGTGCGATCTTATCCATCCGGTCTAAGTGGTGTCCAGGGAAAAGGAAACGGTTCGTCCGCGGCCGGTTCGGTTCGGGCGGTCCTGCCGGTCCGATGAATCGTGCCCGCGGGGGCGCAAAATTCGCCACAAGTTGCAGCCGATCGGGTGAATTTGGTGAAGATCCGTAGGGTGGGGGACCGATCTTACGACCATAGCCGTCGTTAAGGTTGATTCAAAGTTGCGCCCGGAACGCGTGACTCGGCCCGACCGTTTAAGCCCTGATGGAGCGCCGCCGTGCACGATCTGAACGTTTTGGCTCTGTTCAAAGGGGCCGAACGGTACATTTTCGTTTACGACGACGCCAGCCGGGACGAGGTCATTTCCGCCGTCCGCAACGCCGCGGCCGATCCGAACGTGGCCATCAACTGGTTCGACGCGGCCGTGTTGACCGAGCGCGCGAAACTTCAGACGGCCGCCGCCGCGGTCGAACCCGACTCGCTGAACACGGGCGATGCGGCCGACGAAGAGCCGGCACGGTTTTAGTTGTGTGGTAGGCCGGCGTTTTCACCGCGCCGGCTGTATGATTGGTTC
This is a stretch of genomic DNA from Fimbriiglobus ruber. It encodes these proteins:
- a CDS encoding putative hydro-lyase → MSSLRHATGLDVRRACQRGELTGPTPGLALGFVQANLVLLPKDWAFDFLLFCQRNPKPCPLLDVTEAGNPEPALAAPGADLRTDLPAYRVWRDGELVDEPTDLRGVWRDDLVGFLIGCSFTFESALIEDGIPVRHIEQGVNVPMYRTSIDCVPAGRFRGPMVVSMRPLTPPDTLRATQICAKYPRVHGAPVHFGSPEAIGITNIQKPDYGDPVEIRAGEAPVFWACGVTPQAVLARAKPPFAITHKPGHMFVTDWHDRDLEGDNSPRIARS
- a CDS encoding Gfo/Idh/MocA family protein, producing the protein MSKRKAPNAVSRRGFLQASAAAAATGALVTPAVHAAGNDMLKIALVGCGGRGSGAAANALQADPNVKLVAACDIFPDRLHEGVKNLKTSYPDKVDVPEANQFTGFDGYKGAIDAADVVILATSPGFRPLHLAYAVEKGKHIFMEKPHAADATGVRSVIESAKLAQQKGLSLVSGFCYRYDPFKREAVKRIHDGQIGKVTTIHTTFLTGELWFRGQNKEWSEMEYQIRNWYYYTWLSGDFIVEQAIHNVDKAHWVMGELPVAATGMGGRQVRTDPKYGNIWDNFTVVYEYASGAKVFLQCRQTAGCYSDNNDHIIGTKGSGQLMKHTLTTDGVTWKHPGEHDFGKMYQIEHNEMFAGIRAGKPLNDGIESAYSTLMGIMGREAAYSGQRITWKQMLESKQNLMPKEFAWGANKVPSVAMPGKGYKFA
- a CDS encoding sugar phosphate isomerase/epimerase family protein, which translates into the protein MTTRRAFLRATAGATFVAATGIAFAEDKPAKPKLKKAVKYGMMSGIKGSPTDKFNAIKKFGFQGVEIDSPSGLKLDEVVAARDATGILIHGVIDSVHWNKTLSNPDEKVRAEGLAALRGALKDAKTVGADTALLVPGVVNKDVTYEQCWERSTAEVKKALEDAEKAGVKIAIEVVWNNFITKPEQLVEYIDQFKSPWVGAYFDCSNMLKYGVPAATWIRQLGKRMLKFDFKGYSITKAKAAKDEWKGFAVGIGEGDEDWPEILKACGEVGYNTWATAEVAGGDEKWLADVSARMDKILELKS
- the ruvX gene encoding Holliday junction resolvase RuvX, with the protein product MSEPTPPAAVNQVPFPSRGRVIGVDFGSVRIGLAVCDADRIISSPHQTYERRGPDADTAYFRKLAAAEGAVGFVVGLAILLNGDEGPKAKECRAFGAWLGQVTSLPVAFWDERFTTAAAEDSLLSAGLTNKKRKGRRDRVAAQLILQAFLDAGCPSGT
- a CDS encoding mannose-1-phosphate guanylyltransferase, with translation MLHAMIMAGGGGTRFWPRSRDHLPKQFLTFSGNRTLLQETVDRISAQVPPERTWVITGAKHVDLTREQLPNVPPDQIVGEPFRRDTAACIGLGAALIAQNDPAATMIVMPADHHIEPEREFQRAIHAAEQFAIDYPGALLTFGIPPTEPATGYGYIQRGTVLGERQSVSIAQAKAFKEKPDLEVARQFVEAGDFYWNSGIFVWKTAAILSELRRLKPAMYAAIERITEAWNGATRDEVFRREYDSIEKKSIDYAVMQDAEQVLVMHAPFHWDDVGSWLALERRNPQDAQGNTLQGSHVGIDTQNCVVVSDGDGVVTTIGVNNLIIIKSGSSVLVADRKDEGRVKEIVEQLQKLGWNHHL
- a CDS encoding UTP--glucose-1-phosphate uridylyltransferase, producing MTDAPDDLIRRLRHHGQEHVLTGWDGLSASERAALVAELAAIDVAELEALYRKRDEPLSVLPPRDRIAPLPVESGDELAAAVETGRDALRRGAVAVLLVAGGQGSRLGTKAPKGTFPVGPVTDATLFEIHAEKVLALSRKYRMPVPFLVMTSPATHADTEAFFREHQFFGLARDQVTFFQQGTMPALDLATGKLLLEKPGSLFLSPNGHGGTLTALADTGLLADIKSRGVKHVFYFQVDNPLVAIADPAFVGRHIQTGSEASSKVVFKEQPGEKVGVLALIDGRCGIIEYSDLPAEMAAERGADGNLAFRAGSPAIHVFSVPFLERVTAGAGRLAYHVAKKKVPYFDPATKQVISPEKENALKFEMFIFDALPAADKWLAVSTRRDDEFAPLKNATGPDSPETVRRAISDRAARWLVHAGATVPKDANLPLEISPLYALDADECAAKLPRDFRVTGPLVLKE
- a CDS encoding MBL fold metallo-hydrolase codes for the protein MDARRTFVFLGCGTSVGVPMIGCGCAVCRSSNPRNHRTRSSVLLQLPGGNLLIDTSPELRLQFVRENIPIAHAVVYTHYHADHLFGLDDVRTFPKVLGGPLPLYCAADVEKVIRHTFDYAFRPEDHVLAQGMLLPKLELRSITSAPFEALGQKVVPIPLIHGRFRVFGFRFGDVAYCTDVSTIPDESWPLLAGVRVLVIDALKPGDPHPAHMNLDQALDVVARVRPEQTYLTHMSHHMDYDELVGSLPKGVAPAYDGLRFDF
- a CDS encoding MFS transporter; this encodes MNGVPDHKPADAPGLNDKILFWASFLTLIAAGIGFSVRGVILGDWGSQFGFTQSELGTITGGGLAGFGLAIIFFSFCADRFGYGKLMLVAFLFHGSSAVVTLAAVPVYATYGKAGAFMCLNIGAWLFSFGNGTCEAVINPLTATLFPRNKTHWLNILHAGWPLGLILGVLITLGYEQAGTPIRWELKYAAFVLPVLLYGLLMFNRPFPKSEASTAGVSMSDMMGQVGMIGMAIAAALFGLLLSQQIPAILAKVGIVVPGWTGWAIAGVVWLGYTAASRFALGSIVLAFLYLMHAMVGYVELGTDSWITNITTRVLKSGTNAQLAFVWTNLLMFTLRFFAGPIVHRINPIGLLVVSATLGSLGLLLLGLPFTDSVWPWVAAVTVYGIGKTFYWPTLLGVISERFPKGGALALGISGGIGMLSAGLLGGPGIGYKQDHFAVEKLKETSPETYDRYMARGDDGKPSESGFPLLTEFAPQTAPLVAGLDNGKLKVFDDYAGYLGKVEAAKKAGKELPTGPKTTLEGDLETLRKEKTAGKLVEPALEKELTARETWWIEKGQPNYTTDEKYLGPNVGNARDYGGKTALLYTAAVPAALAVGFLLLFFYFVAIGGYKQVHIDDKH